From the genome of Salvelinus namaycush isolate Seneca chromosome 1, SaNama_1.0, whole genome shotgun sequence:
ATGCCattccatagaactgtttagaggggcctcctgtggtgctactccatagaactgtttagaggggtcTCCTGTGGTGCtactccatagaactgtttagaggggtcTCCTGTGGTGCTACTCAAAGAACTGTTTAGAGGGACCTCCTGTGGTGCtactccatagaactgtttagaggggtcTCCTGTGGTGCtactccatagaactgtttagaggggtcTCCTGTTATGCCattccatagaactgtttagaggggtcTCCTGTGGTGCtactccatagaactgtttagaggggtcTCCTGTGGTGCTACTCAAAGAACTGTTTAGAGGGACCTCCTGTGGTGCtactccatagaactgtttagaggggtcTCCTGTGGTGCtactccatagaactgtttagaggggtcTCCTGTTATGCCattccatagaactgtttagaggggcctcctgtgatGCCATTCCATAGAACTGTTTGGAGGGGTCTCCTGTTATGCCATTCCATAGAACTGTTTGGAGGGGCCTCCTGTGATGCCattccatagaactgtttagaggggcctcctgtgatGCCATTCCATAGAACTGTTTGGAGGGGCCTCCTGTGATGCCATTCCATAGAACTGTTTGGAGGGGCCTCCTGTGATGCCattccatagaactgtttagaggggcctcctgtgatGTCattccatagaactgtttagaggggcctcctgtgatGTCattccatagaactgtttagaggggcctcctgtggtgccactcccaATAATGCAGTAATCTCTCCAGTATAGAGAAAACATCAAAAATTGATATCCAGAAATCTGTCAATTTCGGGCATGTCCAAAACATGTGTAATAAAGTAGCAGGAGCCTGTTTACATCGGTCACAAGTGGGAACTATTTCTGGTCTAATCTTGGATCATTTTGACCAATGGGGCTGGCtaagattgttgacaacatgtaaactatacttcatctccaatgtttattgaaaacataaatacatttatacaatgagcacttgttgtctctcaaatacattgttacagttgttggttagctagctggcaaatgttttgccatattagcatagatgtggcaacagtcaaaacacctcaaaaaaacaagacatggtatcaagagcAAGTtaaaactagctgaaacgagccacctacgattccccacaaGGCAGcttattgtcattgttgctagctatcagGCAACAACACATGttcttctgccccattgaagcgtaCACATcgttttcgtgacgttgtcagctaacctTATATCGACACAGGGctagacccagatgcagacacaggaggcagatggttcgagtctctgatgTTTATTGAAATAAAAGGGGCAGGCAATAGgcaggtcagggacaggcagaagttcataaaccaggttAGAGTCTGAAAGTTACAGTGGGGGCAGGCAGCCTCAAGGCAGGGTGAacggtcaggcaggcgggctcagtgtcagggTAGGCAGAACGGGTCAGAACCGGGAGGGCTAGAGAAACAGAGACTAGGAAAACAGGCGCACGGAAAAAcatgctggtaagcttgacaagacaggacaaactggcaacagacaaacaaagaacacaggtataaatacactagggataatgaggaagatgggcaacacctggagggggggtggagacaagcacaaagacaggtgaaacagatcagggtgtgccAAACCTGGCTATAGAGATATCCGTAGGCCTACGCTACTGCCTTATTAAAACTAAACATATTCATTAAAATAATCAGTCACACTTTACTGTAATTTTTCCCACAAATGCATGTACTACAGTTACATATGAAGACAGGCTActgtgtaatgacacattattgtgtgtgtgtgtgtgtgtgtgtgtgtgtgtgtgtgtgtgtgtgtgtgtgtgtgtgtgtgtgtgtgtgtgtgtgtgtgtgtgtgtgtgtgtgtgtgtgtatcataaaGTTTAGCTTGACATGATTCACGGCCACCAACTTGCTATATCCTGTTTTCTAAAAGTGACCATGAGATGACTGACGGGAAGGCTATACAGTATGCCTCTTCCTCTTAGATGCTTCTCTCCACCTATTACAAAAGGAGCAAAATATGCAGATAACTTCATTCTTGAGAGGTATAAGAGGCCACCTCCTATTCTGGGCCTCATAAAGAGGAACCTTCAACAGCTCACATACAGAACTTCTGCCTCAAAGGACCACTCATTGAAGCATGAATAAAAAAGGCATGTAAAGACAGTGAAGTGATCAGAAGACGATTAGTGGGTAAGACTTTGTTTCGGGTTTTGTTGTATATTTACGTATTTGTCTAAGTTGACAGGATTGACTATCAGGAGCAGGGAATATAGGCCTATATGACAACTTAGAAAAGTATTTTGTTATGTAATTCTATTGACACTAAAGGACTAGGGTGGGGATTCAGTACAAGGCTCAAGTgtaaattgcctttaaattacCTTTACTGTAAATTATCAACTCAACTACATTGCTATGCAATCGTGAAAATGCAATGTTAATAAAATGTTAGGGTTATTACAATGGCATAAGTGTTAACAGTAATATTAACAAAACTAAATATAAGACTAAGTATTTAAGGGAATATCTAAACACTGCCTTGTTGAATTGACTACAGCCAAGATACCAGTAGGTGGGAAATAATGTTAATTTGTATTCTGATGAAAATATCCCTTTAAAGTTAGTATGATGTGTATGTttgaaatgtatttgtatttgagctcaagcagtagaaaatgtTAAGTGCCAGTACTCAGCTCTGGTGAGCTCCTACACAAGTCAAGCACTATGAATTTTGACAGTGAAACTACATTTTTAATTTTAGATGTACAGTGCCTCTATAAAGTCTACAACCCCCTTGGATTACTTCAAATGTTATTgcattacaaagtgggattaaaatggatttgattgccattttttttgtcaatgagctacactaaaaaaaacactggaaaaAAATTCTAACGTTTTTTAAAGATTCATGAAAATGTTATAACTAAAATATTGTCGTTTCataagtgtgggggggggggagctagATACATAAAATGCTTTTATTTCTAAATGGAAAAactgtgcattcagaaagtattcagaccccttgacttttccacattttgttacaatacatccttattctaaattgCTAAAACTTTTTtttactgtgtgtagattgatgagggaaaaaacacatttaatcaattttagaataataccccataatgacaaagcaaaaacagttgttttttgtgtgcaaatgtattaaaaataaataacggaaatatcacatttacatatgtactcagaccatttactcagtactttgttaaaccgccgcctcaagtcttcttgggtatgacgctacaagcttggcacacctgtatttggggagtttcccccattcttctctacagatcctctcaagttctgtcaggttggatggggagcgtcactgcacagctattttcaggtctctcctgcgttgttttggctgtgtgtttagggccgttgtcctgttggaaggtgaaccttcggccaCGTCTGAAATCCTGAgcgctcttgagcaggttttcatcaaggatctctgtactttgcgccgttcatttttccctcgattctgactagtctcgcagtccctgccgccgaaaaacattcccacagcatgatgctgccaccaccatgcttcaccgtaggtatggtgacaggtttcctccagacgtgacgcttggcattctggccaaatagttcaatcttggtttcatcagaccagagaatctggtctctccttaaggtgccttttggtcaaactccaagccggctgtcatgtgccttttactgagaagtggcttacatctggccgctctaccataaaggcctgattagtggagtgccgCAGAGATGGTttcccttctggaaggttctcccatctccacagaggaactctggagctctgtcagagtgaccttcggtttcttggtcacctctctgaccaaggcccttctcccccgattactcagtttggccaggcggccagctctaggaagagtcttggtggttccaaacttctgtaattgaagaatgatggagaccactgtgttcttgggaaccttcaatgctgcagaaatgtattggtacccttccctaaatctgtgcctcgacacaatcctgtctcggagctatacggacaattcctttgacctcatggcttggttattgctctgacatgcactgccaactgtgggaccttatatagacaggcgtgtgcctttccaaatcatgtctaatcaattgaatttaccacaagtggaatccaatcaagttgtgaaaacatctcaaggatgatcattggaaacaggatgcatctgagctcaatttcgagtctcatagcaaagggtctgaatacttaaaacttattgtcaataggggggcgctattttcactttggaaaaaatcgtgcccaatttaaacggcctcgtactctattctagatcgtacaatatgcatattattattactattggatagaaaacactctcaagtttctaaaactgtttgaattatatctgtgagtaaaacagaactcatttggcagcaaacttccagacaggaagtgaaaaatctgaaaatggggctctgtttcagggcctgcctattcaactggcttatatttatcgatatacatgcacttcattcGCCTTCCAcgagatgtcaacaggcagtggaaggtggaatggggtgtctagcttgatctgaggtcgaacaagagcttttggagtggcaggtcaggaatttcctttctctaccaaggcgcgcgaagcacctccatattgtcttctgaaaagcgttcggtatacacggctaatatctccggctctgattttatttgatacatgtgataataacatcgtaaagtatgttttttcaaccgagttttatcagattattcaacgtttattgggacttttggagttttccgttctttgcatcgagagaaaatgggaacgtcatcaacattggctagcattgtggtgcgaattcgacaggagaaaaggacattctaaaaccaaacaacgatttattctggaccaaggactccttgtacaagattctgatggaagctcagcaaaagtaagaacaatttatgatgttatttcgtatttctgtggaaaatgttgattcctattctctgccgttttggcaagcgctgtctcgcaataacgcaacctgtttgttatggtaaagttatttttaaaaatctaacacggcggttgcattaacctgtttgggctgcaggagcagtattgagtagccagataaaaggtgcccatttcaaacggcctcgtactcaattcttgctcgtacaatatgcatattattattactattggatagaaaacactctctagtttctaaaaccgtttgaattatatctgtgagtaaaacagaactcatttggcacaaacttcctgaccaggaagtggaaagtctgaaaactatgctctcttctaggtcctgcctataaatgagcatgatacgtattagtatacatgcacgtcatacaccttcccctggatgtcaagaggcggtgagagaagaaatggggtgtttatcttggtctgaagtggaataaaagctcttggaatgacgtgtcacccatttcctgttttcaggaaggcgcgaggagggacctggatttgccttatgaaaagctttcgttataggcgactactatctccggctttgattttatttgatacatgtgaccatatcatcgtaaagtatgttttttcaatatagtttaatcagattattgaatttttttcgggagttttgccgtgttccgttctcttccgtttgttgacatggagagattcgtgccacttggctagtgtgcttgctaaatcgagagggaaagaggccgttctaaatccaaacaacgattgttcttgacaaaggaccccttgtacaacattctgatggaagatcagcaaaagtaggaaacattttatgatgctatttcatatatctgtcgtacatgtgaactagtcgtcggcgcccagcttttgggtactctagctataccgaagctgtatgtcgtaatgaagttatttttagaattctaacacggcgatttcattaagaactaatggatctatcatttcctatacaacatgtattttttagttatgtttatgaatagctatttggtcagaatatgtgtgtcagaaaaagtgtcagaaaaatatccggacgttgtgggaaaaagtagctacgttagcacaatgtataaccactgatttcagctctaaatatgcacattttcgaacaaaacataagtgtatgtataacctgatgttataggactgtcatctgatgaagaatatcaaggttagtcaaaaattatatatcttttgcttgtttgttacgatcgctaacttttgctactgggaaatggcttgtgtttctggctattgtggtaagctaatataacgctatattgtgttttcgctgtaaaacacttaataaatcggaaatattggctggaatcacaagatgcctgtctttcatttgctgtacacgatgcatttttcagaaatgttttatgatgagtaattaggtatttgacgttggtgtctgtaattattatggctgctttcggtgcaatttctgattgtagctgcaatgtaaactatgatttatacctgaaatatgcacatttttcgaacaaaacatagatttattgaataacatgttataagactgtcatctgatgaagttgtttgttggttagtttggttggttcttggttagttaggttggctttgtgcatgctacctgtgctgtgaaaaatgtctgtccttttttgtatttggtggtgagctaacataaatatacgtgctgttttcgctgtaaaacattttaaaaatcggacatgttggctggattcacaagatgtgtacctttcatttgctgtattggacttgttaatgtgtgaaagttaaatatttaaaaaaaatatattttgaatttcgcgccctgcacttgaagtggctgttgtcatattgatcccgacttagggcttgcagccagaagaagttaagaaccagtgtatctttcatttgccatacaacaagtatttttatgtaaagtttatgatgagttctttggtcagattaggtgagtgtccaaaatagctccggacattctggtgaatcgatgctacatattcacaatgtataaccacggtttgcagctctaaatatgcacattttcgaacaaaacataagtgtattgtataacctgatgttataagactgtcatctgatgaagttggtcaaggttagtgattaattttatatcttttgctggtttttgcgatagctacctttggcggtgaataaatgcatttgtgtgtttggctattgtggtaagctaatataattctatattgtgttttcgctgtaaaacacttaaaaaatcggaaatattggctggattcacaagatgtttatctttcatttgctgtacaccatgtatttttcataaatgttttatgatgagtatttatgtatttcacgttgctctctgtaattattctggctgcttcggtgctatttgtgatggtagctgcaatgtaaaactatgatttatacctcaaatatgcaaatttttcgaacaaaacatgaatgtattgtataacatgttataagactgtcatctgatgaagttgtttcttggttagtgactaattatatctctatttggtcggtgttgtgatagctacctatgcggttgaaacatggtgaaaatatgcggttgagtctttggctattgtggttagctaatagaaatacatattgtgttttcgctgtaaaacattttaaaaatcggaaatgttggctggattgacaagatgtttatctttcatttgctgtattggacttgtgatttcatgaaaattatattatatgatatccctgtcccgttaggctaggctatgctagtcagcttttttgatgaggaggatcccggatccgggatgggtatcactgaaaggttttaagtaaataaggtatttctgttttttatatttaatacattttagctttgtcattatggggtattgtctatagattgatgaggacatttttttatttgattcattttagaataaggctgtaatgtaacaacattttgaaaaagtgaaggggtctgaatactttctgaatgcaccgtaCATATCATGATGTCTGTATGTGCTGTTCAAGGAGTAAAatctgattggttgattggtttgTTAATTTACACTAGTTCAACTAATCTGCCATTAGTGGAAGGTCGCCAATCTAATTGTTTCTGAAAATAATCCCTTTCTGATATctgtatttaaatgttttaatttttaattttaagtAGTCCCTTATTGCTGTCTGTATTAAAATACAGTATTAGTAATCACCCCCAAATGATAGTCAACGTTTTTAGTTCCACAAATAATATTTGGAACCATAGTTATCTAAAATGTGCTCACAACAATCCTTCCTCATGTTGTACAGTAAATAACAAACCACAGCAGTGATGCAGGTGTTTTCTTGCGAACGTATCCGAAAAGGAAGATGGGTCTCTAATGAAATATTCAACATGGTGGAGGAATGTTGGTGACCTGCAACACAACACAAGTCCCACAGGGAAACTACTGGGGTAGATTGCTGAGAACACCAacagatatatatttttagataGGCCTAATCATATCTCCATCTTTAGAGGCATTAGGAAAAACCTTCATCTGAATCATTTAGTTTCACTAAGAAACAAGGAAATAGTGAATGGGTTGATCGATGTCTTCATCAAATGTAGTATGCTATTCTAAGCTCTAGTATATTCTCTATCAACATTCAAGTGTCAATGAAGTATGGTTGGATTTATAAAATGTCAATAGCCAGTAATGAAATGAGAATCCATTCTCGGTAACAGGAAAGTGCCAAAAAAATATTACTATTTACAATTATTTAGCAAATTAAGGAGAAGATTTATGAAATGGAGATGTATTGCAcatatcatttgatttgatttgaaatagatCCTTTCCTCCTCATACAGTAGGTCTGTCTGAGACATCATGGAGGGTAATAACAGACAACAGATAGAAAGATCACGAGAAATATCAGAAGAAATATCCCCAGAGACGTCTCCTATGATGGTTCCGGCAAGCCAACCACGCTCCTCAATGTTCTCCTGCTGTTTGTGGATGGCATCTGATGAACCTGTAGACGTCCCAGCTTGTAATGTAACGCAAGGTTAGAAGAGAATGGTTTATCACTACACATTCAATCTAACGAACTCTACCTCCTTCCCAAAATGCTCTGTCTCTGAATAGCCTGTTTCTCCCCTCAGACTGTATTGTGAAGCCGCCCACCAGACAGTCTCATGTCAACAACCCAGACACCAGCGAACACATAATACGGTAGGGAGATTGGAGATAGTGGGGACACCATTTGGTGAAAATGACTCATGAAGGGAGTTTTGGAGGAAAACGTTTTGGGTGACGGGGGTGGCACAGTCCTCTCAAAGTACATTTTCCTATTACTGGTAGCTATGTTATAACTTgttataacttttttttttaaaccatgaTTTATTTCCGTTTTGTTCTGCAGATTGGAGAATACTGAGCTGCACATGTTGCCCGCTGGTGCCAAGAGGTCGAACAACACCCTACAGCCAGGGCAGCCAGGGCCCTCTAATACGAAGAAGGATAAAGGAGGGGACCAAGATGGAAGGAACAAGCTCAACCAGGGGTCCAGTCAGGTGAGCCAACAACAGTGTCATTGTAATAGAAAAACTTTCAGAGTTGAAATCTGTCCTCTCCAAGGGATTCTGCAGATTTCTAGCAGTGACTAAAAGTACGATCATTTTCTAACCTTACAtggtttgtttttgttgtttctccTGACAAACCCAAAAGCAGAACCAGGATCAAAAGATCAAGTTTCTGATCAATGTGCCCATGTGGGTCCCACTACCTGACAACAACAGAACACAGGAGCAAATCCAGTCGCAGGTTCAAAGGTTACTGAAGTTGTTGGAGGATACAGGATTtaaggaggaagatgaggagcaCCTGAAAGATGTGGCCATCATCATTGGCCTCAATGGCAAAGAATCTCCTGAGCTCAGGAAGCAGCTGCCAATGCTGATGAACGTGAAGGAGAATACGGTATTGAAGTTTAAAAAGATTTCATTTACCTGGGGACCCAAAGGTGACATTAAATATGTAGACAGTATAAATAAAAAGAAAGGTATACCATATACGGATATCAGAGAATATCTAAAAGATCATGAAGAAACTAAAGAGCTTGTTAGAGAGTTGAGAGGACAGGATCCTGACGCTCTGATCTATTTCAGTTTCATTGACGCTGATACTGTAGACTTTAACCAAGTGTACAGCTCTTATTTAGAGATAGTCAGAAAGCACTCTAACACTCACTCTGGCATCCCACCAACGGTGATGTCAACAGGCTATGAGTTTCCTGAGGGGGATTTTAAGAGGCCAAGCCAGGTTGACAGAGCGATTCGAATTGAGACAGCAAAACACTTTCCTCTCGGCACATACTATCCAGAGCCCAACTTCTGTGTTTTACTCCTAAAGGGGGAGGACACACTAACAGAGAGCTTTCTTGGAAAAGGCAAAACAATGGAGTCGCCAAAATGTATCAAAAAAGTTAAGGACCGTGAAAGATTCACAGCAGTCTTTACCGCTGACAATCCCATAATTACCACTGTTCCAGCAAGgtgtaaaataaataatgatgGCCTGACAACTGCTCAATCACATTATAATCCTAGGGTTTGGGCAACAAGTGCATATATCCATGGTGAGATAAAGAGTGAACTAAAGGGCCAAGGAAGTTCTGGTAAAACAAGAGCATTCTTGATGGAACTGTTGACTTGTCCAGATGAGAAATTTGAGGACAAG
Proteins encoded in this window:
- the LOC120052670 gene encoding uncharacterized protein LOC120052670; this encodes MGILFLFSRLRLDNLTLMEINTTRSFLLDTLNCMYKLRSNLQPAPVGAKPRTTDLLFLPSDCIVKPPTRQSHVNNPDTSEHIIRLENTELHMLPAGAKRSNNTLQPGQPGPSNTKKDKGGDQDGRNKLNQGSSQNQDQKIKFLINVPMWVPLPDNNRTQEQIQSQVQRLLKLLEDTGFKEEDEEHLKDVAIIIGLNGKESPELRKQLPMLMNVKENTVLKFKKISFTWGPKGDIKYVDSINKKKGIPYTDIREYLKDHEETKELVRELRGQDPDALIYFSFIDADTVDFNQVYSSYLEIVRKHSNTHSGIPPTVMSTGYEFPEGDFKRPSQVDRAIRIETAKHFPLGTYYPEPNFCVLLLKGEDTLTESFLGKGKTMESPKCIKKVKDRERFTAVFTADNPIITTVPARCKINNDGLTTAQSHYNPRVWATSAYIHGEIKSELKGQGSSGKTRAFLMELLTCPDEKFEDKCKELPVVNNDAFLSLCKAAGKVREYRKKVSEDENQQDKSRPAESRAKQPEM